A DNA window from Fragaria vesca subsp. vesca linkage group LG3, FraVesHawaii_1.0, whole genome shotgun sequence contains the following coding sequences:
- the LOC101291604 gene encoding potassium channel KAT1-like, whose product MSVSGTKNFFRRFCIDEYQIDSVAQSSFFSSDLLPSLGARINQSTKLRKYIISPYNPRYRAWEMLLIVLVIYSAWICPFEFAFLTYKQDALFIIDNIVNGFFAIDIFLTFFVAYLDNQSYLLVDNPKQIAMRYISTWFIFDVCSTAPFQPISLMFTNHGSELGFKVLNMLRLWRLRRVSSLFARLEKDIRFNYFWTRCTKLISVTLFAVHCAGCFYYLIADRYPDSKQTWIGAVYPNFKEDSLWNRYVTAMYWSITTLTTTGYGDLHAENPREMLFDIFYMLFNLGLTAYLIGNMTNLVVHSTSRTRNFRDTVRAASEFASRNDLPPRIHDQMLSHICLKFRTEGLKQQETLNDLPKALRSSIAQHLFFPIIQKVDIFRGVSYDFLFQLVSEIDAEYFPPKEEVILQNEAPTDLYILVSGAVVLISNIDGQEHIVGKANAGDTLGEIGVLCHRPQPYTVRTTELSQILRLRRDSLMTTIQTNKQDEQIIMNNIFMKLKGEDSSGFEYPHTNSGLMLDNDRGGGHRGGCKDSSHEDAAMQESRNNCFTASQARKKSEIGKAKMTGENGQTELHAAVGQDHLEKVKIVVEGGANVNKPEPRGWVPKGPAQQRGDNSMHDLSLSYENRTEIDDHRIEFIEPETSGSTSNCEGNCRRQEDHQHIHSHLREVSMKSYPCPSSPATDKEDGIRSYSKRVTIHMHSKSENGPERQLAKLIILPDSIDQLLRVAGKLSFFYL is encoded by the exons ATGTCAGTTTCCGGCACAAAAAACTTCTTTAGGAGGTTTTGTATCGATGAATACCAAATAGATAGTGTTGCTCAGAGCAGCTTCTTCTCTAGTGATCTATTGCCATCTCTTGGAGCCAGAATCAACCAATCAACCAAGCTCCGAAAATACATTATATCGCCTTACAATCCTCGTTATAG GGCTTGGGAGATGTTACTCATTGTTCTCGTCATTTACTCTGCCTGGATTTGCCCATTCGAGTTTGCTTTCTTGACGTACAAGCAGGATGCTCTTTTTATCATCGACAACATTGTCAACGGTTTCTTTGCCATTGACATCTTCCTCACTTTCTTTGTTGCATATCTCGACAACCAGTCTTATCTTCTTGTCGACAATCCCAAACAAATTGCAATGAG ATACATATCAACCTGGTTTATTTTCGATGTGTGTTCCACTGCTCCATTCCAGCCTATTAGCCTCATGTTCACAAATCATGGCAGCGAACTTGGCTTTAAAGTACTGAACATGCTCCGGCTCTGGCGCCTCAGACGAGTGAGCTCCCTTTTTGCAAG ACTTGAGAAGGACATCCGATTCAATTACTTCTGGACTCGGTGCACAAAGCTCATTTCT GTGACCCTTTTTGCAGTGCATTGTGCCGGATGCTTTTACTATCTGATAGCAGACAGATACCCTGATTCAAAACAAACATGGATCGGTGCAGTGTACCCAAATTTCAAAGAAGATAGTCTTTGGAACAGATATGTCACTGCAATGTACTGGTCTATCACAACACTCACAACCACTGGCTATGGAGACTTGCATGCTGAGAACCCAAGGGAGATGCTGTTTGATATTTTCTACATGCTGTTCAACTTGGGATTGACAGCTTACCTCATCGGAAACATGACAAACCTTGTGGTTCATTCGACCAGCAGAACCAGAAACTTT AGGGACACGGTGCGAGCTGCTTCAGAATTTGCATCAAGAAATGACTTGCCACCAAGAATACATGACCAAATGTTGTCACACATATGCCTCAAATTCAGGACAGAAGGGTTGAAGCAGCAAGAGACCTTGAATGATCTCCCGAAAGCGCTTCGTTCAAGCATTGCTCAACATCTCTTCTTCCCCATTATTCAAAAAGTCGATATCTTCCGAGGAGTTTCATATGACTTCCTTTTCCAATTG GTATCAGAAATAGATGCCGAGTACTTTCCACCTAAAGAAGAAGTCATTCTGCAAAATGAGGCCCCGACGGATCTTTACATACTGGTCTCAGGTGCAGTAGTTTTGATATCCAATATTGATGGGCAAGAGCAT ATTGTAGGAAAGGCAAATGCTGGAGATACTTTGGGAGAAATTGGAGTATTATGTCACAGGCCACAGCCTTACACAGTTAGGACAACTGAACTTTCCCAAATATTACGACTCCGCAGAGATTCATTGATGACCACTATACAAACAAATAAGCAAGACGAACAGATTATCATGAACAACATTTTTATG AAACTGAAAGGCGAAGATAGCTCAGGCTTTGAATATCCGCACACAAATTCAGGCTTAATGCTCGACAATGATCGTGGAGGAGGACACAGAGGAGGATGCAAAGATAGCTCACATGAAGATGCAGCAATGCAGGAATCAAGGAACAATTGTTTTACAGCCTCGCAGGCTAGGAAGAAGAGTGAGATAGGCAAAGCTAAAATGACAGGTGAGAATGGCCAAACTGAACTTCATGCCGCCGTTGGCCAGGACCATCTGGAAAAGGTAAAAATTGTAGTTGAAGGAGGAGCAAACGTCAACAAACCGGAACCTAGAGGATGGGTGCCAAAAGGTCCAGCACAACAGCGAGGAGACAATAGCATGCATGACCTCTCATTAAGTTATGAAAATAGGACAGAAATAGATGACCATAGAATAGAGTTTATTGAGCCAGAAACATCTGGAAGCACCAGCAATTGTGAAGGAAATTGCAGACGACAGGAAGACCACCAACATATTCATTCTCACTTAAGAGAGGTATCCATGAAGTCCTATCCATGCCCGTCTAGCCCTGCAACTGACAAAGAAGATGGGATCAGATCATACAGCAAGAGAGTAACTATCCACATGCATTCTAAAAGTGAAAATGGACCGGAAAGGCAACTTGCAAAGTTAATAATTCTACCTGATTCCATAGACCAGCTGCTCAGAGTTGCCGGTAAGCTTTCTTTCTTTTACCTCTGA
- the LOC101313190 gene encoding mannosyl-oligosaccharide 1,2-alpha-mannosidase MNS3-like, translating to MSSKSLPYSNKDILYDNAKFRHRSVFKVINQTLLASKVKHHCTSCSTGKFLALLMIFGIACLLLTHTSSTGSVSYGVVNGSRNDTYEHNISGGIRFGNLLRRAPRLPPQLTPDQIGSSGPNWVDRQENVKKAFIHAWSGYKRYAMGFDELMPLSKQGVDGLGGLGATVVDALDTAMIMGVDEVVSEAGSWIEKHLSSRISEKGQVNLFETTIRVLGGLLSAYHLSSVNQGTNSTRKGPEPAVYLETAKNLADRLLSGFTSSPTAIPFGDVVLREPSAHPAPDGLSSTSEVSTLQLEFNYLSTVSNDPKYTVAAMKVLEHMKTLPKVEGLVPIFINPNTGEFSGNNIRLGSRGDSYYEYLLKVWLQKGPNRESNLTYLYDMYEEAMKGVKHRLVRKSIPNGLVFIGELPYGAEGDFSPKMDHLVCFLAGTLALGATKGVTKEKALRDNLLNFEDLENLNLAEDLAETCFQMYSVTSTGLAPEIAYFHTEEYSDGHLDGGNKSSKYLNDIIIKRADRHNLLRPETVESLFVLYRITEDPKYREWGWQIFEAFEKYTRVDTGGYSSLDDVTTIPPHKRDKMETFFLGETLKYLYLLFGDSSHVPLDKYVFNTEAHPIPIEGATKRV from the exons ATGTCGTCCAAGTCTCTACCTTACTCCAACAAAGATATCCTCTACGACAACGCCAAGTTCCGCCACCGCTCCGTCTTCAAG GTGATAAATCAGACCTTACTTGCCAGTAAAGTAAAGCATCATTGTACGAGTTGTAGTACAGGAAAGTTTCTAGCGTTGCTAATGATATTCGGTATAGCGTGTCTTTTGCTGACACATACAAGTTCCACTGGTTCTGTTTCGTATGGTGTAGTGAATGGTAGTAGGAATGATACATATGAGCACAATATAAGCGGTGGCATTAGGTTCGGGAATCTTTTGAGACGTGCTCCGAGGCTTCCTCCTCAACTAACGCCTGACCAAATAGGAAGTAGTGGACCGAATTGGGTAGATAGGCAAGAAAATGTGAAGAAGGCTTTTATTCATGCATGGTCTGGGTATAAAAGGTATGCTATGGGTTTCGATGAGTTGATGCCCTTGAGCAAGCAGGGAGTTGATGGTTTAGGAGGTCTTGGTGCGACTGTTGTGGATGCCCTTGATACGGCCATGATAATGGGTGTGGATGAAGTTGTTTCTGAAGCAGGCTCATGGATCGAGAAGCACCTTTCGAGTAGGATTAGTGAGAAAGGACAAGTTAATTTATTTGAAACAACAATACGTGTTTTGGGTGGTCTATTAAGTGCATATCATCTCAGTTCTGTGAACCAAGGGACAAACTCAACACGTAAAGGACCTGAGCCTGCTGTTTATCTAGAAACTGCTAAGAACTTGGCTGATCGTCTGCTATCTGGTTTTACTTCAAGTCCTACTGCTATTCCCTTTGGTGATGTTGTTCTTCGTGAACCTTCAGCACATCCAGCTCCAGATGGTCTTAGCAGTACTTCAGAAGTTTCTACCTTACAGCTTGAATTCAACTATCTTAGTACCGTTTCTAATGATCCAAAATACACTGTAGCAGCTATGAAGGTCTTGGAACATATGAAAACTCTACCAAAGGTGGAAGGGCTTGTTCCTATATTTATAAA CCCTAACACTGGTGAATTTAGTGGAAACAATATAAGACTGGGATCTCGTGGCGACAGCTACTATGAGTACCTACTGAAAGTTTGGCTTCAGAAGGGACCAAATCGAGAGAGTAATTTAACATATCTCTATGATATGTATGAGGAAGCAATGAAAGGTGTTAAGCACCGTCTTGTTAGGAAATCAATACCAAATGGATTAGTTTTCATAGGGGAATTGCCTTATGGAGCTGAGGGAGATTTTAGTCCAAAAATGGATCACCTG GTATGTTTCTTGGCTGGTACTCTAGCACTTGGTGCCACCAAAGGCGTTACCAAGGAAAAGGCACTGAGAGATAATTTGCTAAATTTTGAAGATCTGGAAAATTTGAATCTTGCAGAAGATCTTGCTGAAACATGCTTTCAGATGTATTCAGTAACATCTACTGGTCTTGCTCCAGAAATTGCTTATTTTCATACAGAG GAATATTCTGATGGACATCTTGATGGTGGTAACAAGAGTTCAAAATATTTGAATGACATAATCATCAAACGGGCTGATCGACATAATCTCTTGCGTCCTGAAACTGTTGAGTCATTGTTTGTCTTGTACCGTATCACAGAAGATCCTAA ATATCGTGAATGGGGTTGGCAGATTTTTGAAGCATTTGAGAAATACACAAGGGTTGATACTGGTGGATATAGTTCTTTGGATGATGTAACTACAATTCCACCTCATAAAAGAGACAAGATGGAGACGTTTTTTTTGGGAGAGACTCTAAAGTATCTGTACTTGCTGTTCGGAGATAGTTCGCATGTTCCTTTGGATAAATATGTTTTTAACACTGAAGCTCATCCTATTCCAATCGAAGGAGCTACCAAGAGGGTGTAA